The genomic window GAACAGTCTTTATCTGAGTCAGTAACAAAGAACTGTTTAAGATGTTCATTCATTTGTGAGAATATTTGATGGTTGATTGTTGATGGTGACTACCTGGCTAGTGTTTAGCACTGTCATTATTAATGCAGTAAAACACACCAGCAGGTTTTCAGTGACTGCATGCTTTTCTCATTGCTGAAATGTCATAGTCATAAAAAGTAAATGAagaatctgttgttttttttatttgggtGGGGGGTATACACTTTAACCCATCTCCAGCCAATCATAATGTAAACTACTGGGATAGATTAATGGAAAAGCCAGTGTAGCATGAAATGGTTAATTAAACAGCTCCCAGGTCATAACTGGGTATTAATCTGCCTTGCTACATCTTGAATGACATGCAAATAGCTAGGACTAATGGATCTACGGCTCATGAAATGTTACCCGCAGGTATTCTGACAGAATAGCGAGTGAACGCACTCATCCTTTATCTCTTTCATTGAGCTATTCCCTGATATTCTCCCCTTCACTCTGAGCTGCTTATACAGATATGACTATTGTGAAAGTGTTATTATTTGCTTACAAAACTGCTATGTTGTGACCTATTCCCAGAGGGAATTGCATAAAAAATACCTTTGCTTGACTTTTAGTGTAAAAACAATGATAGTGCTCTAATGCTCAGTGAaacttgtgtttctgtctgtaaacatttaattttttgccATAAAATCCTTATTTggttttactgtaaaacattaaaaggaAATTCTGCCTGCAGTATAAATACATCTTTCAAAATATTCCCATGAAGGAGGATGTCTCTACTGACTGATACAGTGTGCGATGTacaatgcaaaatgcaaaacagatgGTTGACTCCCCAGTATGTTCAAAAtgcttttctcttcctctctgtcagatTTGGAATGACTACAAGCTGAGATGGAAGCCGGCTGAGTTTGATGGGATTGAGTTCATTAGAGTTCCATCGAACAAGATTTGGAGACCTGACATTGTGCTCTACAACAAGTAAGGCTGTCAACATGATCACagtaattattatcattaggtAAACACCATTATTGCATTATCATTAGTAGACAGTAGAAGAACAACAGCATCAGCTGCATGTTCAAACACTTAAAAGGAgctatgtttatgttttcctgACAAGTGGTGGTTGTGCCAAATGAATACTGACTGTCAGGAACACAGgccaaaatgaaataatggtGCTATCAAATCCCATCCAGTCTGGGTTGGATGGTTGGGCAAACAAAGTGTCTGACACCAGAAGATGTGTTTTGTATCTTGTATCCTTCCAACTGTCAACAATGGTTTCTTTTAACCCAGACCAACATCTCCCTCAAACCTTAAAGTTGCactataatatttttaaattagcaATAAGTCAAATGACTACTACATGTAATGCAAACAGTATTGCTTGTAGTGATAAagttatcacctgactctgcagtttctCTTAGCTCTATGGAGCACTTTAGCTTCCTTCATTGTTTTGCGTTTACAGCCTGCAACTAAATTcgtttggttcactctcacagctctcatcaactttgttttcagcagctgctttaagcaaaatgaaaaatattaaattacttcaataattaatcaattactcACTGgacactacctgcccagcacgAAAAACAGTAGCAACTAGCATGAACATAGAAGCATCAGATCTAAGACAACCTATTGTCATTCCTGTATAGGAACTTGTTATATtatcaacatcaacaaaatattatattaatgtCCAAATTTTTTAAgctaaaatgtcttttataaCTCCAGCTGCAACAAACACTGTGTTACAGACTATACTgtaataacatttaaatatgcTAACAGGATTGTCTGTTGTTCAGGGTCAGTTTTTGCTGTGCTCTAATTCTCTCAATTTCAATTTACGTAATTGCGGACTCATTTCTCTTTCTACTTAGAATAGTGATTCAGATGTTAATCAAAGGCACTTTtgtatttcatgataatatgtAATGCAGTTTCTTTGTCCTCAGTTTTTAAATCCTAACACTATCTTTCTTACCTTCATAACCTCACCTTTTTATCTTCTCCCCTCTCTTGTGTTCCTCGCTTCCATTATCTCCTCGCCTCTCCTCTCATTGTTTGATGTCTCTGCCTTTCTATAACCTTTGCATCCTATTCAACATCCACATATGGTATCATACCTTCTCTGCCATGGGAATACTTCTGCTtgaatacacatacacacacatcatatacaGTGCTGTAGGTGATTTCCTTGTGGAGGATAAGACCAAGGCTCTGCTCAAGTTTGATGGTACCATCACCTGGGTTCCTCCAGCCATTTTCAAATCCTCCTGCCCCATGGACATCACCTACTTCCCCTTTGACTATCAAAACTGCTCCATGAAGTTTGGCTCCTGGACTTATGACAAAGCCAAGATTGACCTGGTACTAATTGGGTCCAAGGTCAGTGTTTGTGACTATGTCCAATGATGGTGTAACTATCAGCAATTTAtctatttgatgtttttcttctggTCTGCCTGCATGTATTTAGGGCttgttatttttggtttttattaaaGGGGAACTGATTTTACGAAGAGCGATCAAAAATAGATGCATTGTCATGATGGCACCCAATTGCTGTCGTGCCACAGTATACACTGTGCCAAATGTCCTCCCTGCGAATGTCAAAGAAAATGATGAGCATGCTTTTGATGGAACAGACTCTTTTTGATCGTGTCTCGTACGCATACAGTACAGGTCAGTTTATTAATAATGGAAAGTCTGTGAgaacagttgtataatgttttctgtagcCCTGGTGGAAAGTTTCAgaagtctgagaaaatgacCCTTTGATTTTAattgaactttttaaaatctgtcgGTTGCAAGTGTTTCATatttatcagagaaaaaaaaattaaaaaccaaaaccacaaaccTTATATGTGTCATACTGACGGACGGTAAGTTGATCCTAAATGTTGTTCTAGTGTTATATCATTACATGAGTTGATTTTAAGATCCTTATCCATCCCCTAGGTGAACCTGAAAGACTTCTGGGAGAGCGGCGAGTGGGAAATCATTGATGCTCCAGGCTACAAGCATGATATCAAGTACAACTGCTGTGAGGAGATCTACCCAGACATCACCTACTCCTTTTACATCCGGCGCCTACCACTCTTCTATACCATCAACCTTATCATCCCCTGCCTCCTCATCTCTTTCCTCACAGTGCTGGTTTTCTATCTCCCGTCTGACTGTGGAGAGAAGGTCACGCTCTGTATCTCCGTCCTGCTCTCCCTCACTGTGTTCTTGCTCGTTATCACAGAGACCATCCCCTCCACGTCGCTGGTCATCCCGCTCATTGGAGAGTACCTGCTCTTCACAATGATCTTCGTCACACTCAGCATTGTCATCACTGTGTTTGTATTGAATGTACACTACCGCACACCAATGACCCACACTATGCCGGGTTGGGTGCGCTCAGTGTTTCTCAAAGTGCTGCCAAGGATTATGCTGATGCGGAGACCGATTGATGAAGACAGCAAGGCTGGGGGGTTGGACAGCAGTGGGGaggcaggaggagctggagggggaggaggaggcggaggagggaaaggagg from Lates calcarifer isolate ASB-BC8 linkage group LG5, TLL_Latcal_v3, whole genome shotgun sequence includes these protein-coding regions:
- the chrna6 gene encoding neuronal acetylcholine receptor subunit alpha-6, yielding MQPAARWTLLILLVVLITQDCFSSKAEDRLFRKLFRRYNQFIRPVENVSDPVTVEFEVSISQLVKVDEVNQIMETNLWLRHIWNDYKLRWKPAEFDGIEFIRVPSNKIWRPDIVLYNNAVGDFLVEDKTKALLKFDGTITWVPPAIFKSSCPMDITYFPFDYQNCSMKFGSWTYDKAKIDLVLIGSKVNLKDFWESGEWEIIDAPGYKHDIKYNCCEEIYPDITYSFYIRRLPLFYTINLIIPCLLISFLTVLVFYLPSDCGEKVTLCISVLLSLTVFLLVITETIPSTSLVIPLIGEYLLFTMIFVTLSIVITVFVLNVHYRTPMTHTMPGWVRSVFLKVLPRIMLMRRPIDEDSKAGGLDSSGEAGGAGGGGGGGGGKGGKKRKNSLMQQVGGGSLNCLEFGDSKVSSIEGCTGKKCPCPCQHGKETPETPDTGKMSCQLSPQSINTVVAFSVVSPEIKQAIESVKYIAENMRSRNKAKEVEDDWKYVAMVIDRIFLWVFVTVCVLGTMGLFLQPLFGFVS